The following are encoded together in the Triticum dicoccoides isolate Atlit2015 ecotype Zavitan chromosome 6B, WEW_v2.0, whole genome shotgun sequence genome:
- the LOC119321739 gene encoding disease resistance protein PIK6-NP-like has protein sequence MDAQGALDSLLGRLTAILADEARLLGGLHGDVQFIKDEMGSMNGLLLHLTEADHRDHHVRAWMKQVVGLTRDCEGNVELYIHNVTGAGHHGGGFLGYLRQIVRYVRTIPERHRIATRIQELKVRARDVGDRKLRYGVTVPPAADQDDAIFMDDAYKHQGQEEEENDAWRRFHLVYYPEDEEAYLQKIIDDNIKSVLPEEEPVEELTSGESKPRIFLMMFSQHDLADKSNFLHSSITEGLYEQKMGSFSCKALVNVYTNGDFKSLAVILGEILDQVEAEKSTETSPGDNEKDEAMQLTKKLEGYLKGKRFLIILQGVNSTDNWNSIRSAVLRATAHGSPGSTIVITTNSYDLVCESPYEIVKPQGLLDYWRDKTMMLFGEIIIPYERESYVSTVAALCRHDRFAMKMIQHLLYVYPLRSVPQLENIIATLRDCQKSNKNLGKHMLRLSYNKLPSKYRRCLLYLSIFPKGDRIRRTTVCRRWITEGLITSRENHADYEAYCCFDVLFLSGFIQPVEISDMGKIKTFTLHPIVHESISRIGKDLNFVDTVLPSDLTRHLPIHSRTRVQASHVDHSVQAAAGSGIVPFLPYLAKSSQWQLMKMLDLEGCRGLKKQHLKSICKIILLKYLSLRNTDITELPKQIEKLQRLETLDIRQTAVQSFPTKSIMLPMLKHLLAGQGNNSDRFQESFTAMRLPSGVRGMKKLEILSRVVSNNADDSIDVGHLLQLRKLGVILSGKNGSFGHLLQQIEKLHGSLLSLSIQINQTPEVGDTLGAEEVVTLVSPPKLLQSLKISGITSGLLLWIAELDQLTKLTLSRTYLTEDYICILGKLAALRCLSLHRNSYTGSRLTFKEREFKSLKSLVVDGDIITNITFDTKAAPKLEMIVWSFAKMESISGLRDLWSLKKLELNGDCNPGPVRRALGKHPYDPEFKHNPRHGHQEDGAVVAASPP, from the coding sequence atggatgcccagggcGCCCTCGACTCGCTCCTGGGCCGCCTCACCGCCATCCTTGCCGACGAGGCGCGACTGCTCGGTGGCCTCCACGGTGACGTGCAGTTCATCAAGGATGAGATGGGGAGCATGAATGGCCTGCTCCTCCACCTTACCGAGGCTGACCACCGCGACCACCATGTTCGTGCTTGGATGAAGCAAGTTGTTGGCCTCACTCGCGACTGTGAGGGCAACGTCGAGCTCTACATCCACAACGTTACAGGCGCTGGCCACCATGGTGGTGGCTTCTTGGGCTACTTGCGACAAATTGTCCGCTATGTGCGCACCATTCCGGAGAGGCACCGGATTGCAACTAGGATCCAGGAGCTCAAGGTCAGGGCTCGCGACGTGGGCGACAGGAAGCTGAGGTACGGTGTCACCGTGCCACCAGCTGCTGACCAAGATGATGCGATATTCATGGACGATGCATACAAGCACCAGGGGCAGGAAGAAGAGGAGAATGATGCTTGGAGACGCTTTCATCTTGTTTATTATCCAGAGGATGAAGAGGCTTACCTACAGAAAATCATCGATGATAACATCAAGTCCGTGTTGCCTGAGGAAGAACCGGTTGAAGAGCTGACAAGTGGGGAATCAAAGCCGAGGATATTCCTTATGATGTTCAGCCAACATGATTTGGCAGACAAAAGTAATTTCTTACATTCTAGTATTACTGAGGGACTGTATGAGCAGAAAATGGGATCATTTAGTTGCAAAGCCTTGGTCAATGTGTACACAAATGGGGACTTCAAATCTTTGGCTGTAATACTGGGGGAAATACTGGACCAAGTGGAAGCAGAGAAGAGTACGGAAACCTCACCGGGTGATAACGAGAAGGATGAGGCGATGCAACTCACCAAGAAACTTGAGGGGTATCTCAAAGGTAAACGATTCTTGATCATTCTGCAAGGTGTCAATTCCACGGATAATTGGAATAGCATAAGGTCTGCTGTATTACGTGCTACTGCTCATGGCTCTCCTGGCAGCACTATAGTCATTACCACAAATTCTTATGACTTAGTATGTGAGTCCCCTTATGAAATCGTCAAACCACAAGGTCTATTAGATTATTGGCGTGATAAAACCATGATGCTTTTTGGTGAGATCATTATTCCATATGAAAGGGAAAGTTATGTGTCAACCGTTGCAGCATTATGTCGACACGACCGCTTTGCAATGAAGATGATCCAACATCTTTTGTATGTTTACCCTTTAAGGAGTGTTCCACAGCTAGAGAATATTATAGCAACCTTACGTGATTGTCAGAAGTCGAACAAAAATTTGGGAAAGCATATGTTAAGGCTTTCCTATAATAAACTACCTAGCAAGTATAGGAGATGCTTGCTGTACCTAAGTATCTTCCCAAAAGGTGACCGCATTAGGAGAACAACTGTGTGTAGAAGATGGATAACCGAAGGACTGATAACATCAAGGGAGAATCATGCAGACTACGAGGCTTATTGCTGCTTCGATGTGCTCTTCTTGTCGGGTTTCATTCAACCTGTGGAGATAAGTGACATGGGCAAGATCAAGACCTTCACATTACATCCTATTGTTCATGAATCCATCAGCAGGATTGGTAAAGATCTAAACTTTGTGGACACGGTTCTTCCGTCCGATCTGACTCGCCACCTTCCAATTCACAGCAGAACTAGGGTGCAAGCATCTCACGTGGATCATTCCGTGCAAGCAGCTGCTGGCAGTGGCATTGTACCATTTCTTCCGTATTTGGCAAAGTCATCTCAGTGGCAGCTAATGAAGATGCTGGATCTAGAAGGTTGCAGAGGCTTAAAGAAGCAACATTTGAAGAGCATCTGTAAAATAATACTGCTCAAGTACTTGAGCCTCAGGAACACAGATATCACTGAACTGCCTAAGCAAATCGAGAAGCTGCAGCGGCTAGAGACGTTGGACATCCGGCAAACAGCGGTACAATCATTCCCAACAAAATCAATCATGCTTCCTATGCTAAAGCATCTGCTTGCTGGCCAGGGCAACAACTCTGATAGGTTTCAGGAGTCATTTACGGCTATGCGCCTTCCCAGCGGTGTCAGAGGAATGAAGAAATTAGAGATATTGTCTCGTGTTGTTTCTAACAATGCTGATGATTCAATTGATGTTGGTCATCTGTTACAGCTGAGGAAACTGGGTGTGATTCTTTCTGGTAAGAATGGTAGCTTCGGTCATCTATTGCAACAGATTGAGAAATTGCATGGTAGCCTCCTCTCCTTGTCAATCCAGATCAACCAAACACCCGAAGTTGGGGATACTCTTGGTGCAGAGGAGGTGGTCACATTAGTCTCGCCTCCGAAACTTCTCCAAAGCCTGAAAATCAGCGGCATCACAAGTGGGCTCCTCTTGTGGATTGCAGAGCTTGATCAGCTTACCAAGTTAACACTGAGCAGGACTTATCTGACAGAAGACTATATATGCATCCTTGGCAAACTTGCAGCTCTGCGTTGTCTCAGTCTTCACCGCAATTCATACACCGGAAGCAGGCTGACATTCAAGGAACGGGAGTTTAAGAGCCTCAAGTCTTTGGTCGTCGATGGCGACATCATCACCAACATTACCTTTGACACTAAAGCGGCTCCCAAGCTTGAGATGATTGTGTGGTCTTTCGCCAAAATGGAGTCTATTTCTGGATTACGCGACCTTTGGTCGTTGAAGAAGCTCGAGCTCAATGGTGACTGCAACCCAGGCCCAGTGAGAAGAGCACTTGGAAAGCACCCATATGATCCTGAATTTAAGCACAACCCACGCCATGGACACCAAGAAGATGGAGCTGTTGTTGCTGCCTCACCCCCGTGA